One segment of Haliotis asinina isolate JCU_RB_2024 chromosome 12, JCU_Hal_asi_v2, whole genome shotgun sequence DNA contains the following:
- the LOC137258705 gene encoding properdin-like, giving the protein MLRPYLTLLTVVLCVCSITAEDLIFFDSVLENIYEGRSDNFITLRRFNTDEGNITIIYTVSGIGITSPDDFIGGDFSIVYPPTADPLRVPINFIDNSECDASRTIVVRITGIDKAPVPDSDVKHYIVVDDDGEWMAWVTSEGPCNCETTTRDRFRTRTCDDKGIAGRTCDGPATMNETVSCAGDPTCPSTHTYLLNSTTTAMPTTSTTPAPVMPYLVISSPIVSECYGPWGCWKPGPCSVSCGQGSLVETRNRELLDCGNDACDEPLEQNRTAVCMEQNCMCAEALTRWSEWSASGSCSATCDGMLKESRNRICKKLSGCPGVPLDQTRIEMCSSAC; this is encoded by the exons ATGCTGCGTCCGTATCTGACCCTGCTGACAGTGGTGCTTTGTGTCTGCAGCATAACCGCCGAAG atttgatttttttcGACTCTGTTCTGGAGAACATATACGAGGGGCGGTCCGACAACTTTATCACTCTGCGACGGTTTAATACGGATGAAgggaatatcacaattatctACACTGTCAGTGGAATTGGGATAACTTCCCCTGATGATTTCATTGGAGGGGACTTCTCAATTGTTTATCCTCCTACCGCTGACCCACTGAGAGTCCCAATTAACTTTATTGATAACTCT GAATGCGATGCTAGTCGAACAATAGTGGTGAGGATAACAGGCATCGATAAAGCACCTGTACCGGATTCTGACGTGAAGCACTATATTGTGGTTGATGACGATGGAG AATGGATGGCGTGGGTTACATCGGAGGGACCTTGTAACTGTGAAACAACTACGCGGGATCGTTTCAGGACTCGCACGTGCGATGACAAGGGGATTGCCGGGCGCACGTGTGACGGCCCTGCCACAATGAACGAGACGGTATCGTGTGCAGGCGACCCGACTTGCCCAAGTACTCACACATATTTATTGAATT cCACAACTACAGCCATGCCGACGACTTCTACAACCCCCGCACCAG TTATGCCTTATTTAGTTATATCATCCCCTATTGTGTCAGAATGCTACGGTCCCTGGGGGTGCTGGAAGCCGGGTCCATGCTCAGTGTCATGTGGGCAGGGGTCGTTGGTGGAGACACGGAACAGAGAACTACTAGACTGTGGCAACGACGCCTGTGACGAGCCTTTGGAACAGAACAGGACAGCAGTGTGCATGGAGCAGAACTGCATGTGTGCAGAGG CTCTTACTCGATGGTCGGAATGGTCGGCTAGTGGTAGTTGTTCAGCTACATGTGACGGCATGCTAAAGGAGTCACGGAACAGGATTTGCAAAAAGTTGTCTGGCTGTCCGGGTGTTCCCCTTGACCAGACAAGGATTGAAATGTGTTCCAGTGCCTGCTAA